The DNA window CCGCGCCCGAGCTTTCCCGCCTGGTCAACGCGCCGGTCTACCTGCACCCCACCGACGGCTTTTTGTGGCAGCGCGAGAACCCTAACGCGCACTATGAGCAGCTTCTCGACGGCGCGACGTTCAACATCGCGGGCACCGACCTCAAGGTCTTGTCTACCCCGGGCCACTCGCCCGGCTCCGTGGTGATCTATGCGCCCGAGGCAGGCGAGCTCTTCTCCGGCGACACCCTTTTCCAGGGTGGGCCGGGCGCAACGGGACGCTCCTTCTCCTCCTTCGACACCATCATCCACTCGCTGCAGACCTCCGTACTGGACCTGCCTGCGGAGACTGTGGTGCGTACCGGCCACGGTGACCACACCACCATCGGTGACGAGGCACCGCACCTGGAGGAGTGGATCCGCCGCGGCTACTAGGGCTGCGGTTGAGAAGCCTCCCTCGTCTGCCATCTTGGCAGGGCGAGCGGGGCTAGCGCCTCTCGTGAA is part of the Corynebacterium imitans genome and encodes:
- a CDS encoding MBL fold metallo-hydrolase, whose protein sequence is MTFRVDNVVTSGLFKLDGGEWEVDNNVWIVGDDSEVYIIDAAHDAKAIAAAVGNRRVKGIIATHGHSDHIDAAPELSRLVNAPVYLHPTDGFLWQRENPNAHYEQLLDGATFNIAGTDLKVLSTPGHSPGSVVIYAPEAGELFSGDTLFQGGPGATGRSFSSFDTIIHSLQTSVLDLPAETVVRTGHGDHTTIGDEAPHLEEWIRRGY